One Calonectris borealis chromosome 16, bCalBor7.hap1.2, whole genome shotgun sequence DNA window includes the following coding sequences:
- the XPO6 gene encoding exportin-6 isoform X1 yields the protein MASEEASLRALESLMTEFFHNCTTNERKREIEELLNNFAQQIGAWRFCLYFLSSTRNDYVMMYSLTVFENLINKMWLGVPSQDKMEIRSCLPKLLLAHHKTLPYFIRNKLCKVIVDIGRQDWPMFYHDFFTNILQLIQSPVTTPLGLIMLKTTSEELACPREDLSVARKEELRKLLLDQVQTVLGLLTGILESIWDKHSVTAATPPPSPTSGESGDLLSSLLQSPSAAKLLNQPIPILDTESEYICSLALECLAHLFSWIPLSTSITPSLLTTIFHFARFGCDTRVRKMSSVNGSSQNSVLGQERGRLGVLAMSCINELMSKNCVPMEFEEYLLRMFQQTFYLLQKITKENNAHTVKSRLEELDERVLCWGRQAESYIEKFTDFLRLFVSVHLRRIESYSQFPVVEFLALLFKYTFHQPTHEGYFSCLDIWTLFLDYLTSKIKSRLADKEAVLNRYEDALVLLLTEVLNRIQFRYNQAQLEELDDETLDDDVRSRVERGQLQVQILTLALQQTEWQRYLRQSLEVVAKVMELLPTHAFSTLFPVLQDNLEVYLGLQQFVVTSGTGHRLNITAENDCRRLHCSLRDLSSLLQAVGRLAEYFIGDVFAARFNDALTVVERLVKVTLYGSQIKLYNIETAVPSVLKPDLIDVHAQSLAALQAYAHWLAQFYSEVHRQNPEQFISLVSTALEAITPLISSKVQEKLLLSACHLLVSLATTVRPVFLISIPAVQKVFNRITDTSAQRLPDKAQVLVCRALSNVLLLPWPNLPESEQQWAVRSTNHASLISALTREYRQLKSSAILPQRKVQLEDTKVIIHQTLSVLEDIVESISGESTKSRQICYQSLQESVQVSLALFPAFIHQSDVTDEMLSFFLTLFQGLRVQMGVPFTEQIIQTFLNMFTREQLAESILHEGSTGCRVVEKFLKILQVVVQEPGQVFKPFLPSVISLCMEQVYPIIAERSSPDVKAELFELLFRVLHHNWRYFFKSSVLASVQRGVAEEQMENEAQFSAIMQAFGQSFLQPDIHLFKQNLFYLETLNTKQKLYHKKIFRTTMLFQFVNVLLQVLVHKSHDLLQEEIGIATYNMASVDFDGFYSAFLPEFLANCDGVDSNQKNVLGRNFKMDRDLPSFTQNVHRLVNDLRYYRLCNDSLPPGTVKL from the exons aaccTAATCAATAAGATGTGGCTTGGGGTCCCATCTCAAGACAAAATGGAGATCCGCAGCTGCCTGCCCAAGCTCCTTCTGGCTCACCATAAAACTCTGCCTTACTTCATCAGGAACAAACTCTGCAAAGTCATTGTGGATATTGGCCGGCAAGACTGGCCAATGTTCTACCATGACTTTTTCACTAACATCTTGCAG TTAATTCAGTCTCCAGTGACCACTCCTCTGGGACTGATCATGTTGAAAACTACTTCGGAAGAACTGGCATGTCCACGGGAAGATCTTAGCGTAGCCCGGAAAGAAGAGCTACGCAAGCTGCTCCTAGACCAGGTGCAAACAGTGCTTGGGCTCCTCACAG GTATTTTGGAGAGCATCTGGGACAAACACAGCGTTACTGCTGCCACTCCACCACCATCCCCAACTTCAGGAGAAAGTG GTGACCTGTTAAGTAGCCTGTTGCAGAGTCCCAGTGCGGCCAAATTATTGAACCAGCCAATCCCCATCCTTGATACAGAAAGTGAATATATATGTTCCCTGGCACTGGAGTGCCTGGCACACCTCTTCAGCTGGATCCCTTTGTCTACTAGCATCACCCCGTCACTCCTCACCACCATTTTCCACTTTGCTCGCTTTGGCTGCGACACCCGCGTTCGGAAGATGTCTTCTGTCAACGGCAGCAGCCAGAACTCGGTGTTGGGACAGGAGCGTGGCCGACTTGGCGTCTTGGCTATGTCTTGCATCAATGAACTGATGTCTAAGAACTGCGTGCCTATGGAGTTCGAAGAGTATTTGCTACGGATGTTCCAGCAGACTTTCTACCTCCTGCAGAAGATTACCAAGGAGAACAACGCCCATACGGTGAAGAGCCGGCTAGAGGAACTGGATGAAAG AGTACTGTGCTGGGGGAGACAGGCAGAAAG CTACATTGAGAAGTTTACGGACTTTCTCCGTCTCTTCGTGAGCGTCCACCTACGAAGAATCGAATCCTACTCCCAGTTCCCCGTGGTTGAATTTCTGGCACTGTTGTTCAAATACACTTTTCATCAG CCTACGCATGAAGGTTACTTTTCTTGCTTAGACATCTGGACGCTCTTCTTGGACTATCTGACTAGCAAAATTAAAAGTCGTCTGGCAGACAAAGAAGCAGTACTCAACAG GTACGAAGATGCCTTGGTTCTGTTGCTGACAGAGGTGTTGAATCGAATCCAGTTCAGGTATAACCAGgcgcagctggaggagctggatgACGAGACACTGGATGATGATGTAAGGAGCAGAGTTGAACGAGGACAGCTGCAGGTCCAGATATTAACTCTTGCACTG CAGCAGACCGAGTGGCAGCGGTACTTGCGCCAGAGCTTGGAAGTGGTTGCAAAAGTCATGGAGCTCTTGCCAACTCATGCCTTCTCCACACTA TTTCCAGTTCTGCAGGATAACTTGGAAGTGTATCTGGGACTCCAGCAGTTTGTGGTCACTTCAGGGACAG GTCACAGGCTGAACATCACTGCAGAGAACGATTGCCGCCGTTTGCACTGCTCCTTGAGGGACCTGAGCTCCTTGCTGCAGGCTGTTGGTCGCTTAGCAGAATACTTCATCGGGGATGTGTTTGCTGCCAGGTTCAATGACGCTCTTACAGTGGTGGAGAG GTTGGTAAAAGTAACGCTATACGGATCCCAGATTAAACTGTACAACATTGAAACTGCAGTACCATCTGTATTGAAACCTGACCTTATCGATGT CCACGCTCAGTCCCTGGCAGCGCTGCAAGCCTACGCACACTGGCTCGCACAGTTCTACAGCGAAGTTCACCGGCAGAACCCGGAGCAGTTCATCTCTCTCGTCTCTACCGCACTGGAGGCTATCACACCCCTCATCAGCTCTAAG GTgcaggagaagctgctgctgtcTGCGTGCCACCTGCTAGTCTCTTTAGCCACCACGGTGCGACCAGTGTTCCTGATCAGCATCCCAGCAGTACAGAAGGTGTTCAACAGGATCACGGACACCTCTGCTCAGCGGCTTCCTGATAAG GCTCAGGTGTTGGTGTGCAGAGCGCTGTCGAACGTATTGTTGCTGCCCTGGCCCAATCTTCCAGAGAGCGAACAGCAGTGGGCGGTTCGCTCCACCAACCACGCCAGCCTAATCTCTGCCCTCACGAGAGAATACCGCCAACTAAAATCCAGTGCTATCTTGCCACAGAGGAAGGTACAGCTGGAGGACA CCAAAGTGATCATCCATCAGACACTCAGCGTTTTAGAAGATATTGTAGAAAGTATCTCGGGAGAATCCACCAAGTCTCGACAGATCTGTTATCAGTCGCTGCAAGAATCCGTGCAGGTCTCACTAGCCCTCTTCCCAGCTTTCATTCATCAGTCAG ATGTGACCGATGAGATGCTGAGCTTCTTCCTCACTCTGTTTCAAGGACTGAGGGTGCAGATGGGAGTGCCTTTCACCGAGCAGATCATACAGACCTTCCTAAACATGTTCACCAG GGAGCAGCTGGCAGAGAGCATCCTCCATGAGGGCAGCACTGGCTGTCGGGTGGTGGAGAAGTTTCTGAAAATACTGCAAGTGGTGGTACAAGAGCCAGGCCAAGTGTTCAAGCCTTTTCTACCCAGCGTCATCTCACTGTGCATGGAGCAGGTCTACCCCATCATTGCAGAG CGCTCATCTCCTGATGTGAAAGCAGAGTTGTTCGAGCTGCTTTTCCGGGTCCTCCACCATAATTGGCGGTACTTCTTCAAATCTAGTGTGTTGGCTAGTGTCCAAAGAGGGGTGGCAGAAGAGCAGATGGAGAACGAAGCACAGTTCAGTGCCATTATGCAG GCATTTGGCCAGTCCTTCCTGCAACCTGACATTCACCTGTTCAAGCAGAATCTCTTCTACTTGGAGACGCTGAACACCAAGCAGAAGCTGTACCACAAG AAGATCTTCCGGACAACCATGCTGTTCCAGTTTGTGAATGTGCTACTTCAGGTGCTTGTCCACAAGTCGCATGACCTGTTGCAGGAGGAGATCGGCATTGCCACCTACAATATGGCCTCAGTGGACTTTGATGGCTTCTACTCGGCCTTTCTCCCCGAGTTCCTGGCCAATTGTGATGGTGTGGACTCGAACCAGAAAAATGTGCTGGGAAGGAATTTCAAAATGGACAGG
- the XPO6 gene encoding exportin-6 isoform X5: MASEEASLRALESLMTEFFHNCTTNERKREIEELLNNFAQQIGAWRFCLYFLSSTRNDYVMMYSLTVFENLINKMWLGVPSQDKMEIRSCLPKLLLAHHKTLPYFIRNKLCKVIVDIGRQDWPMFYHDFFTNILQLIQSPVTTPLGLIMLKTTSEELACPREDLSVARKEELRKLLLDQVQTVLGLLTGILESIWDKHSVTAATPPPSPTSGESGDLLSSLLQSPSAAKLLNQPIPILDTESEYICSLALECLAHLFSWIPLSTSITPSLLTTIFHFARFGCDTRVRKMSSVNGSSQNSVLGQERGRLGVLAMSCINELMSKNCVPMEFEEYLLRMFQQTFYLLQKITKENNAHTVKSRLEELDESYIEKFTDFLRLFVSVHLRRIESYSQFPVVEFLALLFKYTFHQPTHEGYFSCLDIWTLFLDYLTSKIKSRLADKEAVLNRYEDALVLLLTEVLNRIQFRYNQAQLEELDDETLDDDVRSRVERGQLQQTEWQRYLRQSLEVVAKVMELLPTHAFSTLFPVLQDNLEVYLGLQQFVVTSGTGHRLNITAENDCRRLHCSLRDLSSLLQAVGRLAEYFIGDVFAARFNDALTVVERLVKVTLYGSQIKLYNIETAVPSVLKPDLIDVHAQSLAALQAYAHWLAQFYSEVHRQNPEQFISLVSTALEAITPLISSKVQEKLLLSACHLLVSLATTVRPVFLISIPAVQKVFNRITDTSAQRLPDKAQVLVCRALSNVLLLPWPNLPESEQQWAVRSTNHASLISALTREYRQLKSSAILPQRKVQLEDTKVIIHQTLSVLEDIVESISGESTKSRQICYQSLQESVQVSLALFPAFIHQSDVTDEMLSFFLTLFQGLRVQMGVPFTEQIIQTFLNMFTREQLAESILHEGSTGCRVVEKFLKILQVVVQEPGQVFKPFLPSVISLCMEQVYPIIAERSSPDVKAELFELLFRVLHHNWRYFFKSSVLASVQRGVAEEQMENEAQFSAIMQAFGQSFLQPDIHLFKQNLFYLETLNTKQKLYHKKIFRTTMLFQFVNVLLQVLVHKSHDLLQEEIGIATYNMASVDFDGFYSAFLPEFLANCDGVDSNQKNVLGRNFKMDRDLPSFTQNVHRLVNDLRYYRLCNDSLPPGTVKL; encoded by the exons aaccTAATCAATAAGATGTGGCTTGGGGTCCCATCTCAAGACAAAATGGAGATCCGCAGCTGCCTGCCCAAGCTCCTTCTGGCTCACCATAAAACTCTGCCTTACTTCATCAGGAACAAACTCTGCAAAGTCATTGTGGATATTGGCCGGCAAGACTGGCCAATGTTCTACCATGACTTTTTCACTAACATCTTGCAG TTAATTCAGTCTCCAGTGACCACTCCTCTGGGACTGATCATGTTGAAAACTACTTCGGAAGAACTGGCATGTCCACGGGAAGATCTTAGCGTAGCCCGGAAAGAAGAGCTACGCAAGCTGCTCCTAGACCAGGTGCAAACAGTGCTTGGGCTCCTCACAG GTATTTTGGAGAGCATCTGGGACAAACACAGCGTTACTGCTGCCACTCCACCACCATCCCCAACTTCAGGAGAAAGTG GTGACCTGTTAAGTAGCCTGTTGCAGAGTCCCAGTGCGGCCAAATTATTGAACCAGCCAATCCCCATCCTTGATACAGAAAGTGAATATATATGTTCCCTGGCACTGGAGTGCCTGGCACACCTCTTCAGCTGGATCCCTTTGTCTACTAGCATCACCCCGTCACTCCTCACCACCATTTTCCACTTTGCTCGCTTTGGCTGCGACACCCGCGTTCGGAAGATGTCTTCTGTCAACGGCAGCAGCCAGAACTCGGTGTTGGGACAGGAGCGTGGCCGACTTGGCGTCTTGGCTATGTCTTGCATCAATGAACTGATGTCTAAGAACTGCGTGCCTATGGAGTTCGAAGAGTATTTGCTACGGATGTTCCAGCAGACTTTCTACCTCCTGCAGAAGATTACCAAGGAGAACAACGCCCATACGGTGAAGAGCCGGCTAGAGGAACTGGATGAAAG CTACATTGAGAAGTTTACGGACTTTCTCCGTCTCTTCGTGAGCGTCCACCTACGAAGAATCGAATCCTACTCCCAGTTCCCCGTGGTTGAATTTCTGGCACTGTTGTTCAAATACACTTTTCATCAG CCTACGCATGAAGGTTACTTTTCTTGCTTAGACATCTGGACGCTCTTCTTGGACTATCTGACTAGCAAAATTAAAAGTCGTCTGGCAGACAAAGAAGCAGTACTCAACAG GTACGAAGATGCCTTGGTTCTGTTGCTGACAGAGGTGTTGAATCGAATCCAGTTCAGGTATAACCAGgcgcagctggaggagctggatgACGAGACACTGGATGATGATGTAAGGAGCAGAGTTGAACGAGGACAGCTGCAG CAGACCGAGTGGCAGCGGTACTTGCGCCAGAGCTTGGAAGTGGTTGCAAAAGTCATGGAGCTCTTGCCAACTCATGCCTTCTCCACACTA TTTCCAGTTCTGCAGGATAACTTGGAAGTGTATCTGGGACTCCAGCAGTTTGTGGTCACTTCAGGGACAG GTCACAGGCTGAACATCACTGCAGAGAACGATTGCCGCCGTTTGCACTGCTCCTTGAGGGACCTGAGCTCCTTGCTGCAGGCTGTTGGTCGCTTAGCAGAATACTTCATCGGGGATGTGTTTGCTGCCAGGTTCAATGACGCTCTTACAGTGGTGGAGAG GTTGGTAAAAGTAACGCTATACGGATCCCAGATTAAACTGTACAACATTGAAACTGCAGTACCATCTGTATTGAAACCTGACCTTATCGATGT CCACGCTCAGTCCCTGGCAGCGCTGCAAGCCTACGCACACTGGCTCGCACAGTTCTACAGCGAAGTTCACCGGCAGAACCCGGAGCAGTTCATCTCTCTCGTCTCTACCGCACTGGAGGCTATCACACCCCTCATCAGCTCTAAG GTgcaggagaagctgctgctgtcTGCGTGCCACCTGCTAGTCTCTTTAGCCACCACGGTGCGACCAGTGTTCCTGATCAGCATCCCAGCAGTACAGAAGGTGTTCAACAGGATCACGGACACCTCTGCTCAGCGGCTTCCTGATAAG GCTCAGGTGTTGGTGTGCAGAGCGCTGTCGAACGTATTGTTGCTGCCCTGGCCCAATCTTCCAGAGAGCGAACAGCAGTGGGCGGTTCGCTCCACCAACCACGCCAGCCTAATCTCTGCCCTCACGAGAGAATACCGCCAACTAAAATCCAGTGCTATCTTGCCACAGAGGAAGGTACAGCTGGAGGACA CCAAAGTGATCATCCATCAGACACTCAGCGTTTTAGAAGATATTGTAGAAAGTATCTCGGGAGAATCCACCAAGTCTCGACAGATCTGTTATCAGTCGCTGCAAGAATCCGTGCAGGTCTCACTAGCCCTCTTCCCAGCTTTCATTCATCAGTCAG ATGTGACCGATGAGATGCTGAGCTTCTTCCTCACTCTGTTTCAAGGACTGAGGGTGCAGATGGGAGTGCCTTTCACCGAGCAGATCATACAGACCTTCCTAAACATGTTCACCAG GGAGCAGCTGGCAGAGAGCATCCTCCATGAGGGCAGCACTGGCTGTCGGGTGGTGGAGAAGTTTCTGAAAATACTGCAAGTGGTGGTACAAGAGCCAGGCCAAGTGTTCAAGCCTTTTCTACCCAGCGTCATCTCACTGTGCATGGAGCAGGTCTACCCCATCATTGCAGAG CGCTCATCTCCTGATGTGAAAGCAGAGTTGTTCGAGCTGCTTTTCCGGGTCCTCCACCATAATTGGCGGTACTTCTTCAAATCTAGTGTGTTGGCTAGTGTCCAAAGAGGGGTGGCAGAAGAGCAGATGGAGAACGAAGCACAGTTCAGTGCCATTATGCAG GCATTTGGCCAGTCCTTCCTGCAACCTGACATTCACCTGTTCAAGCAGAATCTCTTCTACTTGGAGACGCTGAACACCAAGCAGAAGCTGTACCACAAG AAGATCTTCCGGACAACCATGCTGTTCCAGTTTGTGAATGTGCTACTTCAGGTGCTTGTCCACAAGTCGCATGACCTGTTGCAGGAGGAGATCGGCATTGCCACCTACAATATGGCCTCAGTGGACTTTGATGGCTTCTACTCGGCCTTTCTCCCCGAGTTCCTGGCCAATTGTGATGGTGTGGACTCGAACCAGAAAAATGTGCTGGGAAGGAATTTCAAAATGGACAGG